The genome window TTCAGGCGGCAGGGGAAAGTTTAGGCAATTTTTTTCGGAAGTTAACCCCGACCCTGGATAAAGCGGGACCTGATGCAAAGAAACAAAAAGAATGTTTTCTTTACCTAAAAAAATGTTTTGAGTCCCGTTACCGTGATGACAATCTATATCTAAAATAGCAACCGGAGCGGTTCCGGACAAAATTAGTTTTTTTACGGCTATTGCTATGTTATTAAAATAACAAAAACCTCCGGAATGGCTTTTTGTGGCATGGTGGCCGGGAGGCCTCATTAAACTAAAAGCGGGAAGACCTTTTAACGCAATTTCTGATGCCGTTATCGCAGCGCCGGCAGATAATAAGGCATATTCGTAAATTCCCGGAATCGGCTTTATGTCCGGGTCACTAAAAGCCAAAGTTTTGACTTTTTCTACCATGGCTTTAGTATGAACTGCTAAAATATCGCTTTCAGCACATTTTTCAGGTTCTACAAATTCAAAGTTTTTCACTTTCAAACATTCGAAAGGTGTCTGGATACGTTGTGCAGTTTCATTATAACCTGGATAACTGTATTGCCAACATTTGTTTGAGGTTACAATTTTCATATAATTGGTTTTTTATAAAAAGGTTAGCGCAATTCTTGCTGGTTCTGAGGCCTGGTTTTTTTTAAATGAGTATAAGCGGCAGGGGTTACAACTCTTCCGCGGGCTGTACGAGCCAGCAAACCTGCCTGAATAAGGTAAGGCTCGTAAACATCGGTAAGAGTATCCACTTCTTCCGAAACAGCAACAGAAAGAGTGTCAATACCTACAGGCCCGCCCGAAAATTTATCTATAATTGCATTCAAAATCCGGAGGTCCATTGAATCCAAACCTAATGCATCAACACCGAGGGATTGCATGGCTTCTTTAACTATGCCGATTCCAACCTTGCCTTGCGTTTTTACATCAGCGAAATCCCTGA of Elusimicrobiota bacterium contains these proteins:
- a CDS encoding histone deacetylase; translated protein: MKIVTSNKCWQYSYPGYNETAQRIQTPFECLKVKNFEFVEPEKCAESDILAVHTKAMVEKVKTLAFSDPDIKPIPGIYEYALLSAGAAITASEIALKGLPAFSLMRPPGHHATKSHSGGFCYFNNIAIAVKKLILSGTAPVAILDIDCHHGNGTQNIFLGKENILFVSLHQVPLYPGSGLTSEKNCLNFPLPPETGEEKYLKTLEIALKEIEKFKPAVIAVSAGFDTYIRDPLTQMNLETATYEKIGKMIAALHTKRFAVLEGGYSRDLAECVYNFLEGFRR